One genomic region from Argentina anserina chromosome 2, drPotAnse1.1, whole genome shotgun sequence encodes:
- the LOC126785452 gene encoding uncharacterized protein LOC126785452 isoform X1, whose protein sequence is MINKLFSAITVTVPIDWYLCPCPNKFHSKLNSLCKMAGVKRRLDTGSDIRALYKELDAVSCPICMDHPHNAVLLLCSSHDKGCRSYICDTSYRHSNCLDRFKKLRENNTNGQTLVSSLPTNHHGSHNTSDMALGTDLNEANESLNMFESNAVISANLPGQPQERVIQDLNIPLPEELLGVADSESFQERVEHGELDVENSLESTLSLKCPLCRGAILGWEVVEDCRKYLNLKKRSCSREACFFSGNYQELRRHARRVHPTTRPSDIDPSRERAWRHLEHQREFGDVVSAIHSAMPGAVVVGDYVIENGDRLGGGGEGGAGEANSPWWTTMFLFQMIGSADRAGEPRARARAWTRHRRPAGGLSERRLLWGENLLGLQDDDDDEDDGEEDNILILNDRDVSPIPRRRRRLTRSRSVEDRP, encoded by the coding sequence ATGATAAATAAGTTGTTTTCTGCAATCACTGTCACTGTCCCTATTGATTGGTACTTATGTCCTTGTCCTAATAAGTTCCACAGTAAATTAAACAGTTTATGCAAGATGGCTGGTGTGAAACGGAGATTAGATACTGGTTCAGATATTCGTGCTCTTTACAAAGAACTGGATGCTGTTTCATGCCCCATCTGCATGGACCATCCACATAATGCAGTTCTCCTCCTTTGCAGTTCGCATGACAAGGGTTGCAGATCTTATATTTGTGACACGAGTTACAGGCACTCAAATTGCCTGGACCGTTTTAAAAAGTTGAGGGAAAATAATACTAACGGTCAAACTTTAGTCAGTTCGTTACCTACAAATCATCATGGCTCTCATAATACTTCTGATATGGCATTGGGAACAGATTTGAATGAAGCTAACGAAAGTCTTAACATGTTTGAAAGCAATGCTGTAATATCTGCTAATTTACCTGGACAGCCGCAAGAACGTGTTATTCAAGATCTAAATATACCTCTACCGGAAGAACTTTTGGGAGTGGCTGATTCCGAGTCATTTCAGGAAAGGGTTGAGCATGGTGAGTTGGATGTGGAGAATTCATTGGAGTCAACCTTGAGCTTGAAATGTCCTTTGTGCAGAGGGGCCATTCTGGGCTGGGAGGTTGTGGAAGATTGTAGGAAGTATCTTAATCTGAAGAAGCGAAGTTGTTCTCGTGAAGCATGCTTTTTTTCTGGTAATTACCAGGAGTTGCGCCGGCATGCTAGGAGAGTTCATCCTACCACTCGACCCTCAGACATTGACCCATCTAGGGAGCGAGCGTGGCGACACCTTGAGCATCAAAGAGAATTTGGTGATGTTGTTAGTGCTATTCATTCAGCCATGCCAGGAGCTGTTGTGGTTGGGGATTATGTGATAGAAAATGGAGATAGGCTAGGGGGTGGTGGTGAAGGTGGTGCTGGTGAAGCTAATAGCCCTTGGTGGACTACCATGTTTCTGTTTCAGATGATTGGCTCAGCTGATCGTGCTGGGGaaccaagggcaagggcaagggcttGGACTAGACATCGGCGGCCAGCAGGAGGTCTATCTGAAAGGCGGTTACTTTGGGGTGAGAACCTGTTGGGTCTTCAAgatgatgacgatgatgaggatgatggtGAGGAGGACAACATTCTCATACTGAATGACAGAGATGTATCTCCAATTCCTAGAAGGCGCCGGCGTTTGACACGTTCTAGGTCAGTTGAAGATCGGCCCTGA
- the LOC126785452 gene encoding uncharacterized protein LOC126785452 isoform X2: MAGVKRRLDTGSDIRALYKELDAVSCPICMDHPHNAVLLLCSSHDKGCRSYICDTSYRHSNCLDRFKKLRENNTNGQTLVSSLPTNHHGSHNTSDMALGTDLNEANESLNMFESNAVISANLPGQPQERVIQDLNIPLPEELLGVADSESFQERVEHGELDVENSLESTLSLKCPLCRGAILGWEVVEDCRKYLNLKKRSCSREACFFSGNYQELRRHARRVHPTTRPSDIDPSRERAWRHLEHQREFGDVVSAIHSAMPGAVVVGDYVIENGDRLGGGGEGGAGEANSPWWTTMFLFQMIGSADRAGEPRARARAWTRHRRPAGGLSERRLLWGENLLGLQDDDDDEDDGEEDNILILNDRDVSPIPRRRRRLTRSRSVEDRP; encoded by the coding sequence ATGGCTGGTGTGAAACGGAGATTAGATACTGGTTCAGATATTCGTGCTCTTTACAAAGAACTGGATGCTGTTTCATGCCCCATCTGCATGGACCATCCACATAATGCAGTTCTCCTCCTTTGCAGTTCGCATGACAAGGGTTGCAGATCTTATATTTGTGACACGAGTTACAGGCACTCAAATTGCCTGGACCGTTTTAAAAAGTTGAGGGAAAATAATACTAACGGTCAAACTTTAGTCAGTTCGTTACCTACAAATCATCATGGCTCTCATAATACTTCTGATATGGCATTGGGAACAGATTTGAATGAAGCTAACGAAAGTCTTAACATGTTTGAAAGCAATGCTGTAATATCTGCTAATTTACCTGGACAGCCGCAAGAACGTGTTATTCAAGATCTAAATATACCTCTACCGGAAGAACTTTTGGGAGTGGCTGATTCCGAGTCATTTCAGGAAAGGGTTGAGCATGGTGAGTTGGATGTGGAGAATTCATTGGAGTCAACCTTGAGCTTGAAATGTCCTTTGTGCAGAGGGGCCATTCTGGGCTGGGAGGTTGTGGAAGATTGTAGGAAGTATCTTAATCTGAAGAAGCGAAGTTGTTCTCGTGAAGCATGCTTTTTTTCTGGTAATTACCAGGAGTTGCGCCGGCATGCTAGGAGAGTTCATCCTACCACTCGACCCTCAGACATTGACCCATCTAGGGAGCGAGCGTGGCGACACCTTGAGCATCAAAGAGAATTTGGTGATGTTGTTAGTGCTATTCATTCAGCCATGCCAGGAGCTGTTGTGGTTGGGGATTATGTGATAGAAAATGGAGATAGGCTAGGGGGTGGTGGTGAAGGTGGTGCTGGTGAAGCTAATAGCCCTTGGTGGACTACCATGTTTCTGTTTCAGATGATTGGCTCAGCTGATCGTGCTGGGGaaccaagggcaagggcaagggcttGGACTAGACATCGGCGGCCAGCAGGAGGTCTATCTGAAAGGCGGTTACTTTGGGGTGAGAACCTGTTGGGTCTTCAAgatgatgacgatgatgaggatgatggtGAGGAGGACAACATTCTCATACTGAATGACAGAGATGTATCTCCAATTCCTAGAAGGCGCCGGCGTTTGACACGTTCTAGGTCAGTTGAAGATCGGCCCTGA